The Sphingomonas sp. LY54 genome includes a region encoding these proteins:
- a CDS encoding c-type cytochrome, with product MIVRITWLRVVLTIVVLATLGTTVAWLGIINIGASTGHWAITDKFLHWSMRNAVRTQSALTIAEPALDPSGITSAAGHYAATCAFCHGAPGEPLAPSMQSATPPAPDLRDTAGEWNDRQLHWIVKHGVKFTAMPAWPAQQRRDEVRRMAAFVRLLPDMSPVRYRELAYGGPGGRVVGGRALTLEGALPDCARCHGADGRGRGQPDIPILGGQHPAYLFASLEGYADGRRHSAVMQTAAVRVGREARAALARHYAALPGLAAPQSPPPPARTEAERLAERVVASGLREANLPACASCHSGRGRRLYPVLAGQRAPYLAQRLRLWRGEPGMVEAKRPNEPMAVIARRIPEELIEPLALYYSRQAP from the coding sequence ATGATTGTGAGGATCACCTGGCTGCGCGTCGTGCTGACGATCGTGGTGCTGGCGACGCTCGGCACGACGGTCGCCTGGCTCGGCATCATCAATATCGGTGCGTCGACCGGCCATTGGGCGATCACCGACAAGTTCCTGCACTGGTCGATGCGCAATGCCGTGCGCACGCAATCGGCGCTGACCATCGCCGAGCCGGCGCTCGACCCGAGCGGCATCACCTCGGCCGCCGGCCATTATGCGGCGACCTGCGCCTTTTGCCACGGCGCTCCGGGCGAGCCGCTGGCGCCGTCGATGCAGTCGGCGACGCCGCCCGCGCCGGACCTCCGCGACACCGCCGGCGAATGGAACGACCGCCAGCTCCACTGGATCGTCAAGCATGGCGTGAAGTTCACCGCGATGCCGGCTTGGCCCGCGCAGCAGCGCAGAGACGAGGTCCGCCGCATGGCCGCCTTCGTCCGCCTGCTGCCGGACATGAGTCCGGTCCGCTACCGCGAACTCGCTTATGGCGGGCCGGGCGGTCGCGTCGTCGGCGGACGGGCGCTGACGCTCGAGGGTGCCCTGCCCGATTGCGCGCGCTGCCACGGCGCCGACGGCCGCGGCCGCGGCCAGCCCGACATCCCGATCCTGGGCGGCCAGCACCCAGCTTATTTGTTCGCGTCGCTGGAGGGCTATGCCGACGGCCGTCGCCACAGCGCGGTGATGCAGACGGCCGCGGTCCGCGTCGGCCGCGAAGCGCGGGCCGCGCTGGCGCGCCATTATGCGGCGCTGCCCGGCCTCGCCGCGCCGCAATCCCCGCCGCCCCCGGCCCGGACGGAGGCCGAGCGCCTGGCCGAGCGCGTCGTCGCCTCGGGGCTGCGCGAAGCCAATCTCCCGGCCTGCGCAAGCTGCCATTCCGGCCGCGGCCGCCGTCTCTATCCCGTGCTGGCCGGCCAGAGAGCGCCCTATCTCGCCCAGCGCCTGCGCCTGTGGCGCGGCGAGCCGGGCATGGTCGAGGCGAAGCGCCCCAACGAGCCGATGGCGGTCATCGCCCGCCGCATCCCCGAAGAACTGATCGAGCCGCTCGCGCTATATTATTCCCGCCAGGCGCCCTGA
- a CDS encoding cbb3-type cytochrome c oxidase subunit I, with protein MADPAIAIPDQGDPAVRAAQEDRLRAVWAAPRGLFFRWTDTNNNAVGIWYVLTAFGMMLFAGVLALIMRAQLAVPDNDLVSAGTFNQLFTLHGSMMMFLFAVPMFEAVSVLILPQLLGARDLPFPRLSAFGYWSFLIGGVFVGGSIFFNAAPDGGWFMYPPLSTDPTLSGIGADIWMLGLSFIEVSSIAAAVELIVGVLKCRPPGMGLNLMPLYAWYILVVAVMILFAFPPLIAGDILFEMQRLLDWPFFDPARGGDPILWQHLFWIFGHPEVYIVFLPSIAIFAMVVPTFAQRHLLGYPWIVLAAVGTGFLSFGLWAHHMFTIGLPNISIGFFAAASEAVAIPTGVQIFVFIATIWAGRVIWSTPMLYAAGALAIFVVGGLTGVMVANAPFDWQAHDTYFIVAHLHYVLVGGVLFPLFAGLYYYWPLVTAKKLSDRLGRIAFWFLFVGFNIGFFPMHFTGLMGMPRRVYTYPAELGLGTLNLVSTIGAFLFAAGVAIILVDLFLSPRRPRVARNIWNAGTLEWLAVPKTPDEDWGVRSIPVIESRYPLWDQPDFVRKVDEGRYFLPDAEEGERELIVTTVLDAKPLQVARIGGPTVVPMLAAATLGGFFILTTFHLYWAALVSAAAALGVILWWLWTGTGIIPEKAEKHAGLGVVLPLYASGPASPGWWAMFITMVGDATAFGSLIFGYFFYWTIHSDFPPAPAPGLDGPGLFWPMVALALILAGWALTIAARESNARGRVGIARLALLLAAAATGAGALASLAGPWTTGLDPRLHVYPAIVWILVLWIAAHAAVGVIMQLYALGRSLAGRMTPTYDGDVRNIAVFHHFLALSALITFLTIAFFPRLV; from the coding sequence ATGGCCGATCCGGCAATCGCCATCCCCGACCAGGGCGATCCCGCCGTCCGCGCCGCCCAGGAGGATCGGCTGCGCGCGGTCTGGGCGGCGCCGCGCGGCCTGTTCTTCCGCTGGACCGACACCAACAACAATGCGGTCGGCATCTGGTACGTGCTCACCGCCTTCGGGATGATGCTGTTCGCCGGCGTGCTGGCGCTGATCATGCGCGCCCAGCTCGCGGTCCCCGACAACGACCTCGTCTCGGCGGGGACCTTCAACCAGCTGTTCACGCTGCACGGCTCGATGATGATGTTCCTGTTCGCGGTGCCGATGTTCGAGGCGGTGTCGGTGCTGATCCTGCCGCAATTGCTCGGCGCGCGCGACCTGCCGTTCCCGCGCCTCTCCGCCTTCGGCTATTGGAGCTTCCTGATCGGCGGCGTCTTCGTCGGCGGCTCGATCTTCTTCAACGCCGCGCCCGACGGCGGCTGGTTCATGTATCCGCCGCTGTCGACCGATCCGACGCTGAGCGGGATCGGCGCCGATATCTGGATGCTGGGCCTGTCGTTCATCGAGGTGTCGTCGATCGCCGCCGCGGTCGAATTGATCGTCGGGGTGCTCAAATGCCGGCCGCCCGGCATGGGCCTCAACCTGATGCCGCTCTACGCCTGGTACATATTGGTGGTGGCGGTGATGATCCTGTTCGCCTTCCCGCCGCTCATCGCCGGCGACATATTGTTCGAGATGCAGCGGCTGCTCGACTGGCCGTTCTTCGATCCCGCGCGCGGCGGCGATCCGATACTGTGGCAGCACCTGTTCTGGATCTTCGGCCACCCCGAAGTCTATATCGTCTTCCTGCCCTCGATCGCGATCTTCGCGATGGTGGTGCCGACCTTCGCGCAGCGCCATTTGCTCGGCTATCCGTGGATCGTGCTCGCCGCGGTCGGGACCGGCTTCCTGAGCTTCGGCCTGTGGGCGCACCACATGTTCACGATCGGGCTGCCCAATATCAGCATCGGCTTCTTCGCGGCCGCCTCGGAGGCGGTGGCGATCCCCACCGGCGTGCAGATCTTCGTGTTCATCGCCACGATCTGGGCGGGGCGGGTGATCTGGTCGACGCCGATGCTCTATGCCGCGGGCGCGCTCGCCATCTTCGTTGTCGGCGGCCTCACCGGGGTGATGGTCGCCAACGCCCCGTTCGACTGGCAGGCGCACGACACCTATTTCATCGTCGCCCACCTCCATTACGTCCTCGTCGGCGGCGTGCTCTTCCCGCTCTTCGCCGGCCTCTATTATTATTGGCCGCTGGTCACGGCCAAGAAGCTGTCGGACCGGCTCGGCCGAATCGCCTTCTGGTTCCTGTTCGTCGGCTTCAACATCGGCTTCTTCCCGATGCACTTCACCGGCCTGATGGGCATGCCGCGCCGGGTCTACACCTATCCGGCCGAGCTCGGCCTCGGCACGCTAAACCTCGTCTCGACGATCGGCGCCTTCCTGTTCGCCGCCGGGGTCGCGATCATCCTCGTCGACCTGTTCCTGTCGCCGCGGCGGCCGCGGGTGGCGCGCAACATCTGGAACGCCGGCACGCTCGAATGGCTCGCCGTCCCCAAGACGCCGGACGAGGATTGGGGGGTGCGCTCGATCCCGGTGATCGAGAGCCGCTATCCGCTCTGGGACCAGCCCGATTTCGTCCGCAAGGTCGACGAAGGCCGCTATTTCCTGCCCGACGCCGAGGAGGGCGAGCGCGAGCTCATCGTCACCACCGTGCTCGACGCCAAGCCCTTGCAGGTCGCGCGGATCGGCGGCCCGACCGTGGTGCCGATGCTGGCCGCGGCGACGCTCGGCGGCTTCTTCATCCTCACCACCTTCCACCTCTACTGGGCGGCCTTGGTCTCCGCGGCGGCGGCGCTCGGCGTGATCCTGTGGTGGCTGTGGACCGGGACCGGCATCATCCCCGAAAAGGCCGAGAAACATGCCGGGCTCGGCGTGGTGCTGCCGCTCTACGCGTCGGGGCCGGCCTCGCCGGGCTGGTGGGCGATGTTCATCACGATGGTCGGCGATGCGACCGCGTTCGGCAGCCTGATCTTCGGCTATTTCTTCTACTGGACGATCCACAGCGATTTCCCGCCCGCGCCCGCGCCGGGCCTCGACGGCCCCGGCCTGTTCTGGCCGATGGTTGCACTCGCGCTGATCCTGGCCGGCTGGGCGCTCACCATCGCGGCGCGCGAGAGCAACGCCCGTGGCCGGGTCGGCATCGCCCGTCTCGCGCTCCTGCTCGCCGCCGCCGCGACCGGCGCCGGCGCGCTCGCCAGCCTCGCCGGCCCGTGGACGACCGGGCTCGATCCCAGGCTGCACGTCTATCCGGCGATCGTCTGGATCCTCGTCCTGTGGATCGCCGCCCACGCCGCGGTCGGCGTGATCATGCAGCTCTACGCGCTCGGCCGCAGCCTCGCCGGGCGGATGACGCCCACTTATGACGGGGATGTGCGCAACATCGCCGTCTTCCACCATTTCCTGGCGCTGAGCGCGCTCATCACCTTCCTGACGATCGCCTTCTTCCCGAGGCTCGTATGA
- a CDS encoding cytochrome c oxidase assembly protein, whose protein sequence is MKRVSLLSGILVLVAAWAVAAAHLGMTGHMAAHMAAVAVAAPLVAWGIAGTRLDPAARWPALVGPLQMSVVELLVVWGWHLPALRQFAATSALGLILEQAMFFAAGLLLWSACLGTRDSASGVRRAAGVGALLLTTIHMTLLGVLVALAPRLLFGTHGSDLFGMGLSPMHDQQIGGVIMLLVGAGSYLLGGLLLLGRLLRDQNIRTVQP, encoded by the coding sequence ATGAAACGGGTCTCGCTCCTCTCCGGCATCCTCGTGCTGGTCGCGGCCTGGGCCGTGGCCGCGGCGCACCTCGGCATGACCGGCCACATGGCCGCCCATATGGCCGCGGTCGCGGTCGCCGCGCCGCTCGTCGCCTGGGGCATTGCCGGCACGCGGCTCGATCCGGCCGCGCGCTGGCCGGCCTTGGTCGGCCCGCTGCAGATGTCGGTGGTCGAACTGCTCGTCGTCTGGGGCTGGCACCTTCCCGCCCTGCGCCAGTTCGCGGCGACCAGCGCGCTTGGCCTTATCCTCGAGCAGGCGATGTTCTTCGCCGCCGGCCTTCTGCTGTGGAGCGCCTGCCTCGGCACCCGCGATTCCGCCAGCGGCGTGCGCCGCGCCGCCGGGGTCGGGGCCTTGCTGCTGACGACGATCCACATGACCTTGCTCGGCGTCCTCGTCGCGCTCGCGCCCCGCCTCCTGTTCGGCACCCACGGCTCGGATCTGTTCGGCATGGGCCTTTCGCCGATGCACGACCAGCAGATCGGCGGCGTGATCATGCTGCTGGTGGGCGCGGGCAGCTACCTGCTCGGCGGGCTCCTGCTGCTCGGCCGGCTGCTGCGCGACCAGAATATTCGCACGGTGCAGCCATGA
- the coxB gene encoding cytochrome c oxidase subunit II — MARRAALAILGLIPAGCAGRQSALAPFGAEAQSTSVLTVAMTTAFALVTIAVLWLAWHAWRSPPERLAPAAGMRMVLWLGAIIPSIVLGIMLVLSLPTMRALPVADQDLRIAVDGEQFWWRVGYNPPGGSAVETANEVRVPVGRTVAFALASPDVIHSFWIPGLAGKVDMIPGRTNELVVRATRPGTFRGVCAEFCGLSHARMAFDVVAMPAPEFDRWLAGAARPAAAVAGPGRALFEDYGCGGCHVIRGHGPGSPIGPDLTHFGARRSLGAGTLPMRRDAIAAFIRNPAAAKPGALMPAFPGMPPADAAAIAAYLEALR; from the coding sequence ATCGACCTCCGTCCTCACCGTCGCCATGACCACAGCCTTCGCGTTGGTCACGATCGCCGTGCTCTGGCTGGCCTGGCACGCCTGGCGCTCCCCGCCCGAGCGCCTCGCCCCCGCCGCCGGCATGCGCATGGTGCTGTGGCTCGGCGCGATCATCCCCTCGATCGTGCTCGGCATCATGCTGGTCCTATCGCTGCCGACGATGCGGGCGCTGCCGGTCGCCGACCAGGATCTCCGCATCGCCGTCGACGGCGAGCAATTTTGGTGGCGCGTGGGCTACAATCCTCCCGGCGGCAGCGCGGTCGAGACCGCCAACGAGGTGCGGGTGCCGGTCGGGCGCACCGTCGCCTTCGCGCTCGCCAGCCCCGACGTCATCCACAGCTTCTGGATCCCCGGCCTCGCCGGCAAGGTCGACATGATCCCGGGCCGCACCAACGAACTCGTCGTCCGCGCCACCAGGCCCGGAACCTTCCGCGGCGTCTGCGCCGAATTTTGCGGCCTGAGCCACGCCCGCATGGCGTTCGACGTCGTCGCCATGCCGGCCCCGGAGTTCGACCGCTGGCTGGCGGGCGCGGCGCGGCCGGCCGCTGCGGTCGCCGGCCCCGGCCGCGCCCTGTTCGAGGATTATGGCTGTGGCGGCTGCCACGTGATCCGCGGCCACGGGCCCGGCAGCCCGATCGGCCCGGACCTCACCCATTTCGGCGCGCGGCGTTCGCTCGGCGCCGGCACCCTGCCGATGCGGCGCGACGCGATCGCCGCCTTCATCCGCAATCCCGCCGCCGCCAAGCCGGGGGCCTTGATGCCGGCCTTCCCCGGAATGCCGCCGGCCGACGCGGCGGCGATCGCGGCCTATCTGGAGGCGCTGCGCTGA